The DNA segment CTTCAACGGTATCAATGAGTTCTTTAAATTCCCTGAGTTGTCCCCCTGTCTCTGGGATAGATGCATTGGCGGTGAGAAGGAGGTCCTTCAAGCGAGCATCTATTGAGACATTGATATTGGATGCAGGCAGTTTATACTGTTCATTCCAGTCCTTGCAAATTCTTTCATCGTACGGGAGTGATATTCGTCTACACATGTGAATGAATATTAATATTGAGTCACCAATGAACTTTTGGTGTGTCAGTGAAAACTGACAGAAATACATGGGGTTGAATTAACTCTCTATGTAAGAGGCTTTTTCAAACGAATATGGGGAAGTCATCTTTTGGAAATACGCAAAATGGTGTCTCGACGAAAAGGCCCTGCCGGAATTATCCGGCAGGGCCTTTTACAAGTGTAGGGTTGTCTTGATCAGCTGATTACTTTGGCACCGGCCAGAATTGCTTCTGTGTTGGCGGGAATGAGTTTGTGGTAGCGTTCGGATATCACGTTTTTCAGGGAGTCGATAACTGCCTGAACCGGGAGAATCCGCGTTGCTGCCACATAGGCGCCTATAGCGACCATGTTGGCCATGCGGGTATTACCAAGTTGGTCTGCTATTTCATTGCAGGGGACCGCGTGGCAATCAAGTCGGTCCTGATCAGCCAATTCCATGTCGATCAGTGAGGAATTGATGATATGGACACCGCCGTCAGCAACACGGGGTTGGAATTTATCCAGTGAAGGGCGGTTCATGGCAATGAGTGATTTCGGGCTGTGGATGATTGGGGAGCCGATATCCTCGTCAGAGAGGACGACAGTGCAGTTGGCTGTTCCGCCGCGCATCTCAGGACCATAGACGGGAATATAGGTAACATTCAGCCCCTCTTTCATACCGGCGTATGCAAGCAGATTGCCGATGAGCATTACGCCCTGGCCGCCGAATCCGGCGATGATGGTGTCGATATAGCGCATTAGCACACACCTCCTTCCTCGGAGACATCCTTGTATATACCAAGAGGAAAGTAGGGGATCATTTCATTCTGGATTCGTTCATTTGCCTGAAGTGGCGTCATCTTCCAGTTCGTGGAGCAGCCGGACAAGAGTTCAACAAACCCAAACCCGGTGTTGTTCAACTGGAATTCAAAGGCTTTTTTCAGGTATTTTTTGGATTGGCGAATATTTTTCACACAATCCAGTGAACCACGCGCGGCAAAGGCCACACCGCCCAAAGATGCGATTATTTCGGTCATGCGGATGGGGGCACCTTCATGCGTAGTGCAACGTCCCGCCGGAGTTGTCGTGGTTTTTTGTCCGATCAGGGTCGTGGGAGCCATCTGGCCGCCTGTCATGCCATAGACTGTGTTGTTCACAAAGATGACGGACATCTTTTCACCGCGATTGGCAGCGTGCATGATTTCAGCCATGCCGATGGATGCAAGATCACCATCACCTTGATAGGTGAAGACAAAATGATCGGGACGGGCGCGTTTGACGCCGGTTGCTACAGCCGGAGCGCGCCCGTGGGGTGCCTCCACTGCATCGGCGTTCAGGTAATTATACAAAAAGACGGAACAACCGATGGACGTGGTCATCAGTGTTTTTCCTGCCAGATCGAGTTCATCCATGAGTTCGCCGATTAGCCTGTGGGCAATGCCATGATGGCAACCGGGGCAGTAGTGAGTGGGGCGGTCAATGACGGATTCCGGTTTGTCAAAGACGAGCTTTTCATTCATGTCAGACATTTATTTCCCCTCCAGGCATGTGAGGATCGGTGCCTCGAGTTCTTCCGGGGTGGGCAGGTTGCCGGGATAGATGGGGTAGAAGTCGGAGTCGGCAACCGTGCGAATGGCAAGGCGAACATCATCAACCATCTGACCCAGATTGTGTTCAATTGTCAGGAAACGTTTTCCCTGTTTAGCCAGTGTGAGTAAATCGGCTGACGGGAAGGGATACAGGGTGATGGGTCTGAAGAGACCGACCTTTTTCCCTTCCTTGCGGAATTTACGGACAGCGGTTTTGGCAATGCGTCCGATGGAACCGTATGCGCAGATGACAATATCGGCGTCCTCGGTTTCGAACTGTTCGGCTTCAGCCAACTCTGTCCATGAATCATATTTTGCCTGGAGATGGCGATTCTGTTCCGCCAGTTCTCCTTCGGCAAGGAACAGGGATTTGATGAGGCGTTTTTCACGCTGTCCCTTGTGGCCGTCAAGAGCCCACTCTCGTCCGGCTTCCTCGTCCACACCCTCGGGCGTCCAGGGGATGATGGGTTCTTTCATCTGGCCAAGGATGGCATCTGCCAGCAACAGGACCGGGGTCCGATGCTCGTAGGCAATATCAAAGGCCCGAATGGTGAGGTCATATGCTTCTTGAACATTGCCGGGAGCAAGGGTGAAGTGGCGGTAATCGCCATGTCCGCCGCCTCGTGTGGATTGGTAATAATCTCCCTGAGCAGGACCTATGTCACCGAGACCAGGACCACCACGATTGACGTTGATGATCACGGCCGGGACTTCTGAACCAGCCATGTAGGAGATGGCTTCCTGCTTCAGGGACATGCCCGGACTGGAAGATGATGTCATTGCGCGGATGCCTGCGGCTCCGGCTCCCAACAGCATGTTGGCAGCGGCGACTTCTGATTCAGCCTGAACAAAGTCACCGCCGGCCTTGATCATCTCGGACGACATGAACTCCGGGATATCATTTTGCGGTGTGATGGGGTAACCGAAAAAACATTTGCATTTGGCAGCCAGGGCACCACGTGCAATGGCCTCGTTGCCTTTGACGAAAAGACGTTCGGGGTGTTTGCTCATTTTATTTTCCCCCTTTTTTCTTGGGGGTTTTGTAGACTTTGATCGCCACATCGGGACAGATCATTGCGCAGGAGGCGCACCCGATACATTTGTCCGCATCAGCCTCGGGAACTTCGGCGACCTTGTAGCCGCTGACGTTGAACCGATCCGACTGGACAATGATGTCCACAGGGCAGACCGTGGTACAGAGGAGGCATCCTTTGCACCTGTCTTCCTGGACTTCGATTCGAGACATTCACATACTCCAGTGTTGATAATGAAAAGAGAGAGACCTTGTTTATCGTATGAGCATCGCGTCACCATAACTGAAGAAGCGGAAGTTATTCTCCAGGGCGCATGCGTATGCGGAGAAAATCGTTTTTCTTCCAGCAAGAGCCGAGATCATAATGATCAGGGACGATTCTGGCAAATGGAAGTTCGTCAAAATTCCATCAATCACCTGAAATTGATAGCCTGGAGCGATGAAAATATCGGTTTCACCTCGAAATTCCGTTATTTCGCCACATTCCTGAAACATTCCTTCCAACGTTCGCGCGCTGGTGGTTCCGATGGAAATGACAGGCCGTCCTTCCTTTTTGGCCTGGCGTATGGCGAGGGCGGTTTTTTTAGGGACTTCAATATATTCCGAGTGCATTGTGTGGTCGCGGATATCTTCGCATCGAACAGGGCTGAATGTTCCATACCCAACATAGAGGGTGACTTCAGCCCAGCCAAATCCCTTGTCCATGAGAGTTTGGCGAATTTTTGGCGTAAAATGCAACCCGGCAGTCGGTGCGGCAACAGACCCTGTTTTGGTTTGGTCTGAATACGTAGTCTGGTAGCGTTCCTTGTCTGCTTCGGTATCCGGGCGTTTGATATAGGGAGGAAGTGGCAGGTGACCCATTTCCTTAAAGAGAGTGGTCAAGTCACCTTTCCACCGTAACTCTGCCTGCCATCGACCAAATGGGCCGGGTGTCTCGGTGATGAGGTGAAAATTCTCACTGAATGTTACTTGTGTGTGCGGTTTAGGAGTCTTGGAGGCCCGGAGCAAACCCTCCACAGTCGCGGTCTGCCATCCGTTTTCCTCTTTTGGTGTTATGAGAGGCAGGGGAGTCAGGAGGAGGAATTCGACCTGGCCACCTGTGGGTTTGTTCCCGAATATCCGAGCGGGAATGACACGGGAATTATTGGCTACCAGGAGTGCGCCTTCAGGCAGATATTGAGCGATGTCGACAAAATTCGCCGGGGTCAGGGTGCCGTCTTTTTTGTCCAGGACCAGCAAACGTGAACCATCCCGCTGCTGCGATGGTTCCTGAGCTATACGGTCTTCCGGCAGGTCATATGAGTAGCTTTGGAGCTGAAAATCAGGTGGTATTTCCATAAATAGGTATCTTTTGTTTGGTATGTTGTGTGTCATACAATACCTTGCAAGGCAAAGGTATATTTTTCTTCATTAGTAAAAACAGTATGTTATATATATTGATTCTCTAAAGCAGGATTAGGCTTGATATTGGCCGAAATCATGGTATTTCATAGACATGAATTGGCTTTCCGTGGCTGAGATAGCCAAACTTACCCGAATCCCTGCACCGACTGCCCGTCGGTATGCTTCTCTATTTAAGGATTTTCTTGGCGGCAAGAAATTAGGACGCGTCACGAAATATCCTGATGACTGCGTGACTATTTTTGAAAAGATATCCCGCATGTATGGTGAGGGACGAGTCACTGCCGAGATAGAGGATGCACTGCGGAGCGAATTTCCACGGACTATTGATGTCGGTCAAGCTGCCAGTCAGGCTCCTGTTCAGTCCAGTGTCGTCTATAACGAGATCACGGATGCTTTTTCCGGTGTGATTGGCAAAGTTGCTTCGTGTATGGAAGTCATCGCCAATCAAAAGACGATTATTGACAAACAGCAAGATGATATCCAGAAACTCAAGACAGCTTTTGTCCTTCTGGCAAGAAGCCAGAAGAAAATGAAGGAACTGCCGACCGGAAATGAGATAAATCTCGACGAGATTATGGAGCAGACCAAAGCCCTTGAGCAGAAAGATGCTGAAATCGAAGAAATCTCTCTCAAGCTGACTTTTGACACTTCTGATATCAAGGCGAAATTGCAGATTTTGGAATCCGAGTTGGTCCGCTTGCGCAAGGATCGACGCGAAATGGAAAAGTACCTTCAGGAAAAAATAGAGCGGCTCAGGGGAGCAGCTTCTTAGACTTTTCATTCTGGTTCGCTCCTGATAAGCAAACCATGAATTCAGAGAAACCGCGAGAACGTTATCGGAGGATATGATGCAATTATTCGGCAAATTTTTTCTGGCACTTCTGTTGATTGGCCTGTGTGCTGCCTGTACTACCACCGGGACCACTGCGGGTAGCACCGATGCTTCAGCCGGTGCGCACGAAGCCCAGTATGAAGAGCCTGATTATTATTATGACTTTGATGATATTTTGATTCCAAAGGAAATTTCCTATGTACAGGAAGATTCCTACAAGCTTGATAATACGAAATTTCGAGCTGCAATCATGAAGTTCAAAGGGCGTGTCGAGGTTCTTGAGTTGGTGCAGTATTTTCTCAACAACATGGCGAAAGACAACTGGACCCTGATTTCCAATAATAAAGCCGGAAAGTTGTCAGTCATGAATTTTGAAAAGTTCAACAAAAGCTGCGTTATCCAGGTTGATGACAGTTTCGGTTCCGCCACGACGACCATCATCGCGGTGGAGGTCAAGGACGCCGGAGTAGAGAAGAGCAAATAACCAATGCAGACGCATTACGGCTTTGCCGGTTTCATGGGCAAGCGTGTTCATCTCGGAGTGACGGGGTCTATCGCTGCGTTCAAGGCTTTGGATATTTTGCGTGCTTGTCGATCAGCGGACTGTATTGTTTCAGCAACTCTGACTGAATCGGCGGCGCGTTTTATCCAGCCACTCAGTTTTGAGGCCTTGGGTGCTTCTCCCGTGTACACGGAAATGTTCGCGCCGGAGACGAGTGGTGAGACTGCCTTTGATCACCTGGAGCCAGGGCAGGTGGCTGATGTCATGGTCATTGCTCCGGCTTCTGCCAATACCATTGCGAAACTGTCCATCGGCCTTGCTGATGAGATGCTTGCCTGTCAGGCGCTCGCATTTGCCGGAC comes from the Pseudodesulfovibrio piezophilus C1TLV30 genome and includes:
- a CDS encoding 2-oxoacid:acceptor oxidoreductase family protein, whose protein sequence is MRYIDTIIAGFGGQGVMLIGNLLAYAGMKEGLNVTYIPVYGPEMRGGTANCTVVLSDEDIGSPIIHSPKSLIAMNRPSLDKFQPRVADGGVHIINSSLIDMELADQDRLDCHAVPCNEIADQLGNTRMANMVAIGAYVAATRILPVQAVIDSLKNVISERYHKLIPANTEAILAGAKVIS
- a CDS encoding thiamine pyrophosphate-dependent enzyme, which translates into the protein MSDMNEKLVFDKPESVIDRPTHYCPGCHHGIAHRLIGELMDELDLAGKTLMTTSIGCSVFLYNYLNADAVEAPHGRAPAVATGVKRARPDHFVFTYQGDGDLASIGMAEIMHAANRGEKMSVIFVNNTVYGMTGGQMAPTTLIGQKTTTTPAGRCTTHEGAPIRMTEIIASLGGVAFAARGSLDCVKNIRQSKKYLKKAFEFQLNNTGFGFVELLSGCSTNWKMTPLQANERIQNEMIPYFPLGIYKDVSEEGGVC
- a CDS encoding 3-methyl-2-oxobutanoate dehydrogenase subunit VorB encodes the protein MSKHPERLFVKGNEAIARGALAAKCKCFFGYPITPQNDIPEFMSSEMIKAGGDFVQAESEVAAANMLLGAGAAGIRAMTSSSSPGMSLKQEAISYMAGSEVPAVIINVNRGGPGLGDIGPAQGDYYQSTRGGGHGDYRHFTLAPGNVQEAYDLTIRAFDIAYEHRTPVLLLADAILGQMKEPIIPWTPEGVDEEAGREWALDGHKGQREKRLIKSLFLAEGELAEQNRHLQAKYDSWTELAEAEQFETEDADIVICAYGSIGRIAKTAVRKFRKEGKKVGLFRPITLYPFPSADLLTLAKQGKRFLTIEHNLGQMVDDVRLAIRTVADSDFYPIYPGNLPTPEELEAPILTCLEGK
- a CDS encoding indolepyruvate ferredoxin oxidoreductase subunit alpha; protein product: MSRIEVQEDRCKGCLLCTTVCPVDIIVQSDRFNVSGYKVAEVPEADADKCIGCASCAMICPDVAIKVYKTPKKKGGK
- the queA gene encoding tRNA preQ1(34) S-adenosylmethionine ribosyltransferase-isomerase QueA, producing the protein MEIPPDFQLQSYSYDLPEDRIAQEPSQQRDGSRLLVLDKKDGTLTPANFVDIAQYLPEGALLVANNSRVIPARIFGNKPTGGQVEFLLLTPLPLITPKEENGWQTATVEGLLRASKTPKPHTQVTFSENFHLITETPGPFGRWQAELRWKGDLTTLFKEMGHLPLPPYIKRPDTEADKERYQTTYSDQTKTGSVAAPTAGLHFTPKIRQTLMDKGFGWAEVTLYVGYGTFSPVRCEDIRDHTMHSEYIEVPKKTALAIRQAKKEGRPVISIGTTSARTLEGMFQECGEITEFRGETDIFIAPGYQFQVIDGILTNFHLPESSLIIMISALAGRKTIFSAYACALENNFRFFSYGDAMLIR